A region from the Penaeus monodon isolate SGIC_2016 chromosome 17, NSTDA_Pmon_1, whole genome shotgun sequence genome encodes:
- the LOC119583670 gene encoding uncharacterized protein LOC119583670 yields MGELCVEGIRRNQIMALPSVLNYRIWSSAGPRSLPGLARRGPSTKLRKSLFGPVDHAENLRFVREELDKISREDSERWNFDFATEQPQEGRYEWAAVGEVAAEAKQTSPLTCLTNKKQVKRLQTDLPANMKQRLCTDYFRKTSHKTQRTAPKVKDSILSSSNKMNITKTSKV; encoded by the coding sequence ATGGGTGAACTGTGCGTCGAAGGCATCAGGAGGAACCAGATCATGGCTTTACCAAGTGTCCTGAACTACAGAATCTGGTCCTCCGCGGGGCCACGAAGCCTGCCTGGCCTGGCGAGGCGAGGGCCCAGCACCAAGTTGCGGAAGAGCCTGTTCGGCCCCGTCGACCACGCCGAGAACCTGCGCTTCGTGCGAGAGGAGCTGGACAAGATCTCGCGCGAGGACTCCGAGCGCTGGAACTTCGACTTCGCGACGGAGCAGCCCCAGGAGGGACGCTACGAGTGGGCGGCCGTGGGCGAGGTGGCGGCCGAAGCGAAGCAGACGAGTCCTCTCACCTGCCTCACCAACAAGAAGCAAGTGAAGCGACTGCAGACTGACCTGCCGGCCAACATGAAGCAGAGGCTGTGCACCGACTACTTTAGAAAAACCTCGCACAAGACGCAGAGAACGGCGCCCAAAGTGAAAGACAGTATTCTCAGCAGTTCTAATAAAATGAACATCACCAAAACCAGCAAAGTTTGA